The Nostoc sp. 'Lobaria pulmonaria (5183) cyanobiont' genome window below encodes:
- the trpB gene encoding tryptophan synthase subunit beta — protein sequence MTTTPLSPSSTAQVPDTLGRFGRFGGKYVPETLMPALAELETAYQQYRNDSGFQAELQQLLRDYVGRATPLYFAERLTDHYAQPDRTGPQIYLKREDLNHTGAHKINNALGQVLLAKRMRKQRIIAETGAGQHGVATATVCARFGLECVIYMGVQDMERQALNVFRMRLMGAEVRPVEAGTGTLKDATSEAIRDWGTNVETTPLILGSVAGPHPYPMVVRDFHAGIGEETRAQAMEKWGGLPDILLACVGGGSNAMGLFYEFMNEPSIRFIGIEAAGEGVNTEKHAATLTKGRIGVLHGAMSYLLQDEDGQIIEAHSISAGLDYPGVGPEHSYLKDTGRAEYYSVTDAEALAAFQRLSKLEGIIPALETAHAIAYLETLCPQLTGSPRIVINCSGRGDKDVQTAAKLLYPA from the coding sequence GTGACTACCACTCCCCTATCTCCAAGTTCAACTGCTCAGGTTCCAGATACGCTAGGCCGCTTCGGACGCTTTGGCGGTAAGTATGTACCTGAAACGCTCATGCCTGCCTTGGCTGAATTAGAAACAGCTTATCAGCAATACCGCAATGACTCTGGTTTTCAAGCAGAACTACAGCAGTTGTTACGAGACTATGTAGGACGTGCGACACCATTGTATTTTGCTGAACGCTTGACTGATCATTATGCCCAACCCGATCGCACCGGGCCACAAATTTACTTGAAACGTGAAGATTTAAATCATACTGGCGCTCACAAAATCAATAATGCCCTTGGTCAGGTATTATTGGCGAAACGCATGAGGAAGCAACGGATTATTGCCGAAACGGGTGCTGGACAACATGGAGTTGCTACAGCCACAGTTTGCGCTCGTTTTGGGCTGGAATGCGTAATTTACATGGGTGTTCAGGACATGGAACGCCAAGCTTTAAATGTTTTTAGAATGCGGCTGATGGGAGCAGAAGTGCGGCCGGTAGAGGCGGGAACCGGAACTTTGAAGGATGCTACTTCCGAAGCAATCCGAGATTGGGGGACAAATGTGGAAACTACTCCACTCATCCTTGGTTCGGTAGCAGGGCCCCATCCTTACCCAATGGTGGTACGTGATTTCCATGCAGGAATCGGCGAAGAAACCCGCGCCCAAGCAATGGAGAAGTGGGGTGGATTACCTGATATTCTCTTGGCTTGTGTAGGTGGTGGTTCCAATGCAATGGGACTATTCTATGAGTTTATGAATGAGCCTTCTATACGCTTCATTGGGATTGAGGCAGCCGGGGAAGGTGTCAATACCGAAAAACACGCAGCTACATTGACAAAAGGACGAATTGGTGTACTGCACGGAGCCATGAGCTATTTACTGCAAGATGAAGATGGGCAAATCATTGAGGCACACTCAATTAGTGCGGGGTTAGATTATCCAGGCGTGGGGCCAGAACATAGCTATTTAAAGGATACTGGTCGTGCTGAATACTATAGTGTGACAGATGCAGAGGCTTTGGCGGCATTTCAGCGATTATCGAAATTGGAGGGGATTATCCCGGCATTGGAAACAGCACATGCGATCGCTTATCTCGAAACTCTCTGTCCTCAACTAACTGGCAGTCCTCGGATTGTAATTAACTGCTCTGGACGTGGTGATAAAGATGTACAAACAGCAGCAAAATTATTATATCCAGCGTAA
- the alaS gene encoding alanine--tRNA ligase yields MSSNPQYLSGNEIRNIFLDFFAQREHQILPSASLVPEDPTVLLTIAGMLPFKPIFLGQRTPEFKRATTSQKCIRTNDIENVGRTKRHHTFFEMLGNFSFGDYFKEQAIAWGWEISTQVFGFSPENLVVSVFENDDEAFAIWRDQIGVPVARIKRLGEDDNFWVSGPTGPCGPCSEIYYDFHPERGDENIDLEDDSRFIEFYNLVFMQYNRDASGNLTPLQNKNIDTGMGLERMAQILQKVPNNYETDLIFPIIQTAAQIAGIDYHKSDEKTKVSLKVIGDHVRSVVHMIADEIRASNVGRGYVLRRLIRRVVRHGRLIGISSEFTTQVAETAIALSESAYPNVRQREAAIKAELQREESNFLRTLDRGEKLLEEIIQEVKQQGKTQISGESAFTLYDTYGFPLELTQEVAEENNLTVDEAGFNIEMQKQVERAKAAHETIDLTVQGSLDKLAEHIQVTEFLGYAQSAATAKVEAILVEGVSQEEAEVGTQVQIVLDKTPFYGESGGQIGDRGYISGDGIVVRVEDVKKESDFFVHFGRIERGTLRVGDQITAQIDPACRRRAQANHTATHLLQAALRKIVDEGISQAGSLVSFDRLRFDFNCLCALTAEEVQQVEEQVNTWIAEAHAAKVEVLPLAEAKARGAVAMFGEKYGEEVRVIDFPSVSMELCGGTHVSNTAEIGVFKIISEAGVASGVRRIEAVSGPAILDYLNLRDKVVKDLSDRFKVKPEELPDRITSLQSELRNSQKELETLKVQLAIAKSDSLLQTAQSVGDHKIIVAQLEYVDPESLKTAAERLLQKIGNGAVVLGSVPEEGKVSIVAAFSSEVNKKGLQAGKFVGAIAKICGGGGGGRPNLAQAGGRDATKLPDALGQAESELKSALG; encoded by the coding sequence ATGTCTTCAAATCCCCAGTACCTAAGCGGTAACGAAATTCGCAACATATTCCTCGACTTCTTTGCTCAACGGGAACACCAAATTCTCCCAAGTGCCTCCCTCGTGCCAGAAGACCCAACCGTGCTGCTGACGATCGCGGGGATGCTACCATTTAAGCCAATATTCTTGGGGCAGCGCACACCAGAATTTAAGCGGGCTACGACTTCGCAAAAGTGTATCCGCACCAACGACATCGAAAATGTCGGACGCACCAAACGGCATCACACCTTTTTTGAGATGCTGGGCAATTTCAGCTTTGGTGATTATTTTAAAGAACAAGCGATCGCTTGGGGTTGGGAAATCTCCACACAAGTCTTTGGCTTTTCCCCTGAAAATCTCGTCGTTAGCGTTTTTGAAAACGATGATGAAGCTTTTGCAATTTGGCGCGATCAAATTGGTGTGCCGGTAGCGAGAATTAAGCGCTTGGGTGAAGACGATAACTTTTGGGTATCTGGCCCGACTGGCCCTTGTGGCCCTTGTTCCGAAATTTATTACGACTTCCACCCAGAACGCGGTGACGAAAATATAGATTTAGAAGACGATTCCCGGTTCATCGAGTTTTACAATCTCGTCTTCATGCAATATAACCGGGATGCTTCCGGGAATTTAACGCCACTGCAAAACAAGAACATCGACACCGGTATGGGTTTGGAGAGAATGGCGCAAATTCTCCAAAAAGTACCCAATAACTATGAAACTGACCTAATTTTCCCAATTATCCAAACAGCAGCGCAAATTGCTGGCATTGATTACCACAAAAGTGATGAAAAAACCAAAGTCTCTCTAAAAGTTATTGGCGATCACGTTCGTTCTGTTGTCCACATGATTGCTGATGAAATTCGTGCTTCCAACGTCGGACGCGGTTATGTGTTGCGGCGATTAATTCGGCGGGTGGTGCGTCATGGGCGATTAATTGGGATTTCTAGCGAATTTACTACCCAAGTTGCTGAAACTGCGATCGCTCTTTCCGAATCAGCTTACCCCAATGTGCGCCAACGGGAAGCAGCAATTAAAGCTGAGTTGCAACGGGAAGAATCCAATTTCCTCAGAACTCTGGATAGAGGCGAAAAACTCCTAGAAGAAATCATTCAAGAGGTGAAACAGCAAGGGAAAACTCAAATTAGTGGTGAAAGTGCATTTACCCTCTATGACACCTACGGATTTCCCCTGGAACTTACTCAAGAAGTTGCTGAGGAAAATAATCTGACAGTTGATGAAGCGGGATTCAATATCGAAATGCAAAAACAGGTGGAACGTGCTAAAGCAGCACATGAAACTATCGATTTAACTGTGCAAGGTTCCCTCGACAAATTAGCAGAACACATCCAAGTCACCGAATTTTTAGGCTATGCCCAATCGGCGGCGACGGCAAAAGTTGAAGCGATTTTGGTAGAAGGTGTTTCTCAAGAGGAAGCAGAAGTGGGGACACAGGTGCAAATTGTCCTTGACAAAACGCCATTTTATGGTGAATCTGGGGGGCAAATCGGCGATCGCGGTTATATCTCTGGTGATGGTATCGTTGTTCGGGTAGAAGACGTTAAAAAAGAATCTGATTTCTTTGTTCACTTCGGACGCATCGAACGCGGTACACTGCGCGTAGGCGATCAGATCACCGCCCAAATCGATCCGGCTTGTCGCCGTCGCGCCCAAGCTAACCATACCGCAACACACCTATTGCAAGCGGCATTGAGAAAAATTGTTGATGAGGGCATATCTCAAGCAGGTTCTCTGGTTTCCTTTGACAGGTTGCGCTTTGACTTCAACTGTCTTTGCGCGTTGACAGCAGAGGAAGTTCAACAAGTTGAGGAACAGGTGAACACTTGGATTGCTGAGGCTCATGCTGCCAAGGTGGAAGTATTACCTTTAGCAGAGGCGAAAGCTAGGGGTGCTGTTGCCATGTTCGGGGAAAAATACGGCGAGGAAGTGCGCGTGATTGACTTCCCCAGCGTATCAATGGAACTATGCGGTGGAACCCATGTCAGTAATACTGCTGAAATTGGCGTCTTCAAGATTATCTCGGAAGCTGGTGTGGCTTCTGGGGTGCGGCGGATTGAAGCTGTTTCGGGGCCGGCAATATTAGATTATCTCAATCTACGGGATAAAGTAGTTAAAGATTTGAGCGATCGCTTCAAAGTTAAACCCGAAGAATTACCAGACAGAATCACAAGTCTGCAAAGCGAACTGAGAAATAGCCAGAAGGAATTAGAAACCTTAAAGGTACAGCTAGCGATCGCTAAATCAGACAGCTTGCTACAAACAGCCCAAAGCGTAGGCGATCATAAAATTATTGTCGCCCAGTTAGAATATGTAGATCCAGAATCATTGAAAACCGCAGCCGAACGCTTGTTGCAAAAAATCGGTAACGGTGCAGTGGTGCTGGGTTCTGTTCCCGAAGAAGGAAAAGTTAGTATAGTTGCAGCTTTTAGTTCAGAAGTGAACAAAAAAGGTTTGCAAGCTGGTAAATTTGTGGGTGCGATCGCTAAAATTTGCGGCGGCGGCGGCGGTGGAAGACCGAACTTAGCCCAAGCTGGCGGACGCGATGCAACTAAATTACCAGATGCGTTGGGACAAGCGGAAAGTGAGTTAAAGTCCGCGTTGGGTTAA
- a CDS encoding heavy-metal-associated domain-containing protein, which yields MALKLKVSNIACEGCAEIITESIHVMEPKVKVDVDINAKTVTVESETSEESIKQVIVAAGYAVEG from the coding sequence ATGGCACTAAAACTGAAAGTATCAAATATTGCTTGTGAGGGATGTGCAGAAATAATTACTGAGTCTATCCACGTTATGGAACCTAAGGTCAAAGTGGATGTTGATATTAACGCTAAAACTGTCACGGTGGAGTCCGAAACTTCTGAGGAGTCAATCAAACAGGTAATTGTTGCTGCTGGTTACGCTGTAGAAGGTTAG
- a CDS encoding GGDEF domain-containing protein — protein MNISILIFGKNNFIATLPDQIRYATAFSVEVIDNLERAVSRIKTTPPDIILVQASLDGSMELCGWLKDQTKLSWIYCILFEDRSQQLTDRNKGWHRELEMSAAALKQGADAYIWHLIEEKTDYSLAELTANHGLILAQLTVGLRKAQKYRDLIRTNDMLSAIALADSLTELNNRRALEWDLPRQIQRARTQKTSLSLIILDVDHFKKVNDTHGHLVGDRILQVLCQRLRHNLRCQDTAFRYGGEEFVILLANTSDEEALLVARRLNRVVSDEPFALNNKLTINTINITISLGTASLQAEDDEKGESLLYRADQCLLQAKTSGRNRVINSNYLSHHGSHLKAVSS, from the coding sequence ATGAATATTTCTATTCTGATCTTTGGAAAAAATAATTTTATCGCCACACTTCCAGATCAGATCCGTTATGCGACTGCTTTTAGTGTAGAAGTTATAGACAATTTGGAGCGAGCAGTGTCGCGGATTAAAACAACACCCCCCGATATAATCCTGGTGCAAGCTAGCCTAGATGGCAGTATGGAACTCTGCGGTTGGTTGAAAGATCAGACAAAACTATCGTGGATATATTGTATTCTCTTCGAGGATCGTTCCCAGCAGCTGACTGATAGAAATAAGGGTTGGCATAGGGAATTGGAGATGAGTGCTGCGGCCCTAAAGCAAGGAGCCGATGCATATATTTGGCATCTTATTGAAGAAAAAACAGACTATAGCTTGGCAGAGTTAACTGCCAATCATGGACTAATACTTGCTCAATTGACAGTTGGTTTGCGGAAAGCACAAAAATACCGAGATTTGATTCGGACAAATGATATGTTATCTGCGATCGCCTTAGCAGATTCATTGACAGAATTAAATAATCGTCGGGCTTTAGAATGGGACTTACCCAGACAAATTCAAAGAGCCAGGACTCAAAAAACTTCCCTGAGTTTGATTATTCTGGATGTAGATCATTTTAAGAAAGTTAACGATACTCATGGGCATTTAGTAGGCGATCGCATTTTGCAAGTATTATGTCAGCGTTTGCGCCACAATCTGCGCTGTCAAGATACAGCATTTCGCTATGGTGGCGAAGAATTTGTGATTCTTCTGGCTAACACTAGCGATGAAGAAGCACTATTAGTAGCCCGTCGTCTCAATCGCGTAGTCAGCGACGAACCATTTGCACTCAACAATAAACTGACAATTAATACAATTAATATCACCATTAGTTTGGGTACAGCCTCTCTGCAAGCTGAGGATGATGAGAAAGGAGAGAGTCTGCTGTATCGTGCCGATCAATGTCTATTACAGGCTAAAACTTCTGGGCGAAATCGGGTGATTAACTCGAACTACTTATCTCATCATGGCTCACATTTGAAAGCTGTTTCTTCGTGA
- a CDS encoding Ycf66 family protein, producing the protein MLAFVLALVVGLGSLAIYIAAFFFPEIHRKNDFIWSGVGLFYALVLWVFAPRITGGLLLGHVASVALLVWFGWQTLSLRRQLTPQAQQTQVPSAETVKTGIQEQVNKLSLQERLGQLQKGLGSTFSGAKDKVQQTVSKKTPTTPKPEDITSVITDKPAVEIIDKTIVIPEQPAEERVTTNTEAKTESVPEAIPPHPPSPELVEAAQPDFEIEDKKPISVEDIAPDAVLAPPAETPPEAIPPNQGS; encoded by the coding sequence ATGCTGGCATTTGTCCTAGCTTTGGTAGTGGGTCTTGGTAGTTTAGCCATTTATATAGCAGCTTTCTTTTTTCCAGAAATCCACCGCAAGAATGACTTTATTTGGAGTGGCGTCGGATTGTTCTATGCTTTAGTCTTATGGGTGTTTGCACCACGCATTACTGGAGGTTTGTTGCTGGGTCATGTGGCTAGTGTGGCTCTTTTGGTCTGGTTTGGCTGGCAAACTCTATCATTACGTCGGCAATTGACCCCGCAGGCACAACAAACCCAAGTACCCAGTGCTGAGACGGTAAAAACTGGCATTCAAGAACAGGTAAATAAGTTGTCCCTTCAGGAACGGCTGGGCCAGTTGCAAAAAGGTCTGGGTAGTACCTTCAGTGGTGCGAAAGACAAGGTACAGCAGACTGTGAGCAAAAAGACACCCACAACCCCCAAACCTGAAGATATTACCTCTGTAATAACAGATAAACCTGCTGTTGAGATTATCGACAAAACTATTGTCATACCAGAACAACCAGCAGAGGAGAGAGTTACTACCAACACTGAAGCAAAAACCGAGAGTGTACCGGAAGCGATTCCCCCACATCCCCCATCTCCTGAATTGGTGGAAGCAGCGCAACCAGATTTTGAAATTGAGGACAAGAAACCGATTTCTGTAGAAGACATTGCGCCGGATGCGGTACTCGCTCCCCCAGCAGAAACGCCACCGGAAGCAATACCGCCTAATCAAGGTAGTTGA
- the gndA gene encoding NADP-dependent phosphogluconate dehydrogenase, whose translation MTLQSFGVIGLAVMGENIALNVERNGFPIAVYNRSREKTDAFMAQRAPGRNVKAAFTLEEFVALLERPRKILVMVQAGKPVDAVISQLRPLLNEGDIIIDGGNSWFEDTERRTQELEPAGLRFIGMGVSGGEEGALNGPSLMPGGTESSYEYLSPIFNKIAAQVDDGPCVTYCGPGGAGHYVKMVHNGIEYGDMQLIAEAYDLLKNVAGLDHNQLHEVFTEWNTTDELNSFLIEITAKIFPYIDPETNLPLVDLIVDAAGQKGTGRWTVQTAMDLGVAVPTIIAAVNARIMSSFKKERVEASKILTGPSGKYEGDTKAFINMVRDALYCSKICSYAQGMALLATASKTYNFNLNLGEMARIWKGGCIIRAGFLNKIKKAFNENPAPPNLLLAPEFKQTILDRQTAWREVLATAAKLGIPVPAFSASLDYFDSYRRDRLPQNLTQAQRDYFGAHTYERLDKPGAFHTEWTPISEASVQTSTPRELQATEPTTPTN comes from the coding sequence ATGACACTACAAAGCTTTGGTGTGATTGGATTAGCCGTTATGGGTGAGAATATCGCTCTAAACGTGGAGCGTAATGGCTTCCCAATTGCAGTTTACAACCGCTCCCGAGAAAAAACGGATGCCTTTATGGCGCAGCGTGCGCCAGGACGGAACGTCAAAGCCGCTTTTACTCTAGAAGAATTCGTTGCCTTATTGGAACGTCCCCGCAAAATTCTAGTGATGGTGCAAGCTGGTAAGCCAGTAGATGCGGTGATTTCTCAACTCCGACCTTTGCTAAATGAAGGCGATATCATTATCGACGGTGGCAACTCTTGGTTTGAAGATACAGAACGACGCACTCAAGAATTAGAACCGGCTGGACTTCGGTTTATCGGGATGGGTGTTAGTGGCGGTGAAGAAGGTGCGCTAAATGGGCCTTCACTCATGCCAGGAGGTACAGAAAGCTCCTATGAGTATCTATCGCCAATTTTTAACAAAATTGCCGCCCAAGTTGATGATGGGCCTTGCGTAACCTATTGCGGTCCTGGTGGTGCTGGTCACTACGTCAAAATGGTACATAACGGCATTGAGTACGGCGATATGCAGCTGATTGCTGAAGCCTACGACTTGCTGAAAAATGTTGCTGGACTAGACCATAATCAGTTACACGAAGTTTTTACCGAGTGGAACACCACCGACGAACTCAATTCGTTTTTGATTGAAATTACGGCAAAGATTTTCCCCTACATTGACCCAGAAACAAATCTACCCTTAGTCGATTTGATTGTTGATGCCGCAGGGCAAAAGGGAACTGGACGCTGGACAGTGCAAACTGCAATGGATTTGGGAGTTGCTGTACCAACAATCATTGCAGCGGTGAACGCCCGGATCATGTCTTCCTTCAAAAAAGAACGGGTAGAAGCATCCAAGATACTTACAGGCCCTTCTGGCAAATATGAGGGAGATACTAAAGCCTTTATCAACATGGTGCGGGATGCCCTGTATTGCTCGAAAATCTGTTCTTATGCTCAGGGCATGGCACTGCTAGCTACAGCTTCAAAAACCTATAATTTTAACTTGAATTTAGGTGAAATGGCGCGAATTTGGAAGGGTGGCTGTATTATTCGTGCTGGATTTTTGAATAAGATTAAGAAGGCATTTAACGAAAATCCAGCGCCACCTAACCTGCTATTAGCCCCAGAATTCAAGCAGACGATTCTCGACAGACAAACAGCTTGGCGCGAAGTGTTGGCAACAGCAGCAAAACTGGGAATTCCAGTGCCAGCATTCAGTGCCTCATTAGATTATTTTGACAGCTATCGACGCGATCGCTTGCCTCAAAACCTCACTCAAGCTCAACGCGACTACTTCGGGGCGCACACCTACGAGCGACTTGATAAGCCCGGAGCCTTCCACACCGAATGGACACCGATTTCTGAAGCATCAGTGCAAACTTCCACACCAAGAGAGCTGCAAGCTACAGAACCAACTACACCTACAAATTAG
- a CDS encoding LysR family transcriptional regulator, with amino-acid sequence MKRDELNDLAAFVVVADEMSFTRAASKLGMSPSALSHAMKALEDRLGLRLLARTTRRVSTTEAGERLLKTLRPALEDISAELTALGELRDKPAGTVRITTFKHAATSVLSPVLPDFLDAYPDIRVEITIDDGLSDIVASRYDAGIRFGEKVAKDMIAVRVGPDIRAAVVGSPAYFADHPVPKTPQDLAGHRCINYRFVTAGGLYSWEFEEDGRPFQVRVDGPLVFNDGDLILAAALAGQGIGYLYDDQIADYVAKGRLIRVLAEWCPTSIGYYLYHPNRRQTPPALAALIDALRVKLAYGQTAQTGM; translated from the coding sequence ATGAAGCGTGACGAACTGAACGACTTAGCCGCATTCGTGGTGGTCGCCGACGAGATGAGCTTTACGCGCGCCGCGTCGAAGCTGGGTATGTCCCCATCTGCCTTGAGCCACGCAATGAAGGCGCTCGAAGACCGTCTTGGCTTGCGATTGCTGGCGCGAACGACCCGGAGAGTCTCGACGACTGAGGCTGGCGAACGACTGTTAAAGACCTTGCGACCTGCCTTGGAGGATATCAGCGCCGAGCTGACAGCCCTAGGTGAGCTGCGTGACAAGCCTGCTGGAACCGTACGCATTACCACGTTTAAGCACGCGGCGACCTCTGTGCTATCGCCCGTGCTGCCCGATTTCCTCGATGCATATCCGGATATCCGCGTTGAGATTACGATAGATGACGGTCTGAGCGACATTGTAGCGAGCCGTTATGATGCCGGCATCCGGTTTGGTGAGAAGGTCGCCAAAGATATGATTGCAGTGCGGGTCGGCCCGGATATCCGAGCGGCAGTCGTCGGGTCGCCAGCCTATTTCGCTGACCATCCCGTACCGAAGACACCGCAAGACCTCGCCGGACATCGCTGCATTAACTACCGATTTGTGACAGCCGGAGGTCTTTATTCTTGGGAGTTTGAGGAAGATGGGCGGCCGTTTCAGGTTAGGGTCGATGGGCCTCTCGTCTTCAATGACGGCGATCTGATTCTAGCTGCTGCCTTGGCGGGACAGGGGATTGGGTATCTCTATGATGATCAAATTGCCGATTATGTTGCCAAGGGCAGGTTGATCCGGGTATTGGCAGAGTGGTGCCCGACCTCTATCGGCTACTACCTTTATCATCCAAACCGCCGCCAGACACCGCCGGCATTGGCTGCGTTGATTGATGCTCTGCGGGTCAAATTGGCTTATGGGCAAACTGCACAAACGGGAATGTAG
- a CDS encoding NAD(P)-dependent alcohol dehydrogenase, translating to MPSNTSLERNQSLRCCYGLAALGQGDRLVSWAFDRRELRPNDIAVKIQFCGVCHSDLHAIRGKSRFPLVPGHEMVGEVTAIGADVTKFRIGDAVVVGTIIDSCRHCPPCISHLEQYCREGVTNTYDSIDRHDGSITRGGYSNEYVVDTDFAYHIPSGLDPASVAPLLCAGVTTWSPLRHWDVGPGKTVGIVGLGGLGHMAVKFAHALGAHVVLFSTSAGKLADAKALGANEAIVSTDEAQMAGQASRFDFILDTVSSRHPLNPYLRSLKLDGTLCCLGIPADMDFSPVFLTMGRRRLASSGVGGTRETQEMLDFCSQHNISADVEIISAADIDDGFERLERGEVRYRLVIDMSTLEAPAKVTA from the coding sequence ATGCCAAGCAATACCTCTCTCGAACGCAATCAATCGCTGCGGTGCTGTTATGGACTTGCTGCTTTAGGTCAAGGTGATCGCCTGGTTTCCTGGGCTTTTGATCGAAGGGAGTTACGACCCAACGATATTGCCGTGAAGATCCAGTTCTGCGGCGTCTGCCACAGCGATCTGCACGCAATTCGGGGGAAGAGCCGCTTTCCTTTAGTTCCGGGTCACGAGATGGTGGGCGAGGTAACGGCAATCGGTGCGGATGTAACGAAATTCCGAATCGGCGACGCTGTGGTGGTGGGCACGATTATCGATTCCTGCCGCCACTGCCCACCGTGTATAAGCCATTTAGAGCAATATTGCCGCGAAGGTGTGACGAACACCTACGATAGCATCGACAGGCACGACGGCAGCATCACGCGCGGGGGCTACTCGAACGAATATGTTGTCGATACCGATTTTGCCTATCACATCCCATCGGGTCTCGATCCGGCAAGCGTAGCACCCCTGCTCTGCGCGGGGGTGACAACCTGGTCGCCGCTTCGCCACTGGGACGTGGGACCTGGCAAGACGGTTGGTATTGTGGGGCTGGGCGGTCTCGGTCACATGGCAGTGAAATTTGCTCACGCGTTGGGCGCTCATGTCGTCCTATTCAGCACGTCTGCGGGAAAGCTTGCCGATGCGAAGGCATTGGGGGCAAATGAAGCGATCGTGTCAACCGACGAGGCACAAATGGCAGGTCAAGCATCCCGCTTCGATTTCATCCTTGATACGGTTTCATCCCGCCATCCGCTCAACCCGTATCTGCGATCGCTCAAGCTTGATGGCACGCTCTGCTGTCTTGGCATTCCCGCAGATATGGATTTCAGCCCCGTCTTCCTAACGATGGGACGGCGGCGGCTGGCGAGTTCAGGGGTAGGGGGTACGCGTGAAACGCAGGAGATGCTAGATTTCTGTAGCCAGCATAATATATCAGCCGATGTCGAAATTATCTCGGCTGCGGATATCGACGACGGTTTTGAACGGCTTGAGCGGGGAGAGGTGCGCTATCGTCTGGTGATCGATATGTCCACGCTCGAAGCACCAGCCAAGGTCACTGCCTGA
- a CDS encoding zinc-dependent alcohol dehydrogenase family protein codes for MTKFAPRKTLKQEINMRRWILKAGTTDIEGLVLEDTPMPEPGPGEVRIRIHAVSLNYRDQLVLKGLNGRLPDRDLVPVSDGAGEIDAIGSGVDTWAVGDRVTGLYFAWIGGTPKAELGFGLGSLNENGMLAEYVVLPVDRVVRAPASLDYAEAATLPCAALTAWNALYGDHPIGSDSKVLVLGSGGVSLFAMLLARAAGAQVIATSSQDAKLKRLVALGASDGVNYRDTPNWGKAVFERTGGVNKVVNTAGIGTLNQSLAALSYGGEVALIGLMTFDDDGPLEYGALMGKGATVRGISVGNAKMYEALAQAIDTHQVRPPIDRRFRFENAKDAYQALSSQELFGKIAIDLSDRKSRI; via the coding sequence TTGACCAAGTTCGCGCCCAGAAAAACACTTAAACAGGAGATTAACATGCGACGTTGGATTTTGAAAGCTGGAACTACCGATATTGAGGGATTGGTTCTTGAGGATACACCAATGCCAGAGCCTGGTCCAGGCGAAGTGCGAATCCGTATTCATGCAGTGTCACTCAATTATCGCGACCAGCTTGTGCTGAAGGGGCTGAACGGTAGGCTGCCTGATAGGGATCTCGTGCCAGTTTCGGACGGCGCGGGTGAGATTGATGCGATCGGTTCTGGCGTCGATACGTGGGCTGTCGGCGATCGGGTCACGGGGTTGTACTTTGCATGGATCGGAGGGACGCCCAAAGCGGAGTTAGGCTTCGGTCTAGGTTCGCTTAATGAAAATGGGATGTTGGCTGAATATGTCGTTCTGCCCGTTGATCGCGTCGTGCGTGCGCCAGCAAGCTTGGACTACGCCGAAGCGGCAACCCTCCCCTGTGCCGCGCTTACAGCTTGGAACGCCCTCTATGGCGACCATCCGATTGGATCGGACAGCAAGGTTCTGGTTTTGGGTAGCGGTGGTGTATCACTCTTCGCCATGCTCCTAGCACGTGCGGCAGGCGCTCAGGTGATCGCCACGTCGAGCCAGGATGCCAAGCTGAAGCGATTGGTCGCCCTTGGTGCCAGCGATGGCGTCAACTACCGTGACACTCCAAATTGGGGAAAAGCGGTGTTCGAGCGGACAGGCGGCGTTAACAAGGTAGTCAACACCGCCGGTATAGGGACGCTGAACCAGTCGCTGGCAGCCCTCAGCTATGGCGGCGAAGTAGCCCTTATCGGATTAATGACGTTCGACGACGATGGTCCCCTGGAATATGGAGCGCTGATGGGTAAGGGTGCCACCGTCCGTGGCATCTCTGTCGGCAACGCAAAAATGTATGAAGCTTTGGCGCAGGCGATCGACACGCACCAGGTTCGACCGCCTATCGATCGCAGGTTCCGCTTCGAGAACGCCAAGGACGCTTATCAAGCTCTGTCGTCGCAGGAACTCTTCGGCAAGATCGCGATCGATCTGTCGGATCGCAAAAGCCGCATTTGA